One window of Hymenobacter sp. BRD128 genomic DNA carries:
- the eutC gene encoding ethanolamine ammonia-lyase subunit EutC, whose protein sequence is MSNLPALPAAAPEPDPWAGLRAFTAARIALGRTGTSVPVREALAFRLAHAHARDAVYSALASDQIVKELAEMGLSALQVQSRAATRQQYLQRPDLGRQLAEAARAALASQAAGECDVAVVLADGLSATALNTHALPLLRRLVPDLQKAGFRLAPLVLAGQARVALGDEIGQLLRARLVLVLIGERPGLSAPDSLGAYFTYGPRPGLTDEARNCVSNIRPAGLGYAAASDKLFFLLREALRRQLSGVGLKDESGLLTE, encoded by the coding sequence ATGAGCAATTTACCTGCACTGCCTGCTGCCGCTCCCGAGCCCGACCCCTGGGCTGGCCTGCGCGCTTTCACGGCGGCGCGCATTGCGCTGGGGCGCACCGGCACCAGCGTGCCGGTGCGCGAGGCGCTGGCCTTCCGGCTAGCCCACGCCCACGCCCGCGACGCCGTATATTCAGCCTTAGCCAGCGACCAGATAGTGAAGGAGCTAGCGGAAATGGGCTTGTCCGCCCTGCAAGTGCAGAGCCGGGCGGCCACGCGCCAGCAGTACTTGCAGCGCCCCGACCTGGGCCGGCAGCTAGCCGAGGCCGCCCGCGCTGCGCTAGCCAGCCAGGCGGCGGGCGAGTGCGACGTGGCCGTGGTGCTGGCCGATGGCTTGTCGGCCACCGCCCTCAATACGCACGCGCTGCCGCTGCTGCGCCGGCTGGTGCCCGACTTGCAAAAAGCGGGCTTTCGGCTAGCCCCGCTGGTGCTGGCCGGGCAGGCGCGGGTGGCGCTCGGCGATGAGATAGGCCAACTGCTGCGCGCCCGGCTGGTGCTGGTGCTCATCGGCGAGCGGCCGGGGCTGAGCGCGCCCGACAGCCTGGGCGCATATTTCACGTACGGCCCCCGGCCCGGCCTCACCGACGAGGCGCGCAACTGCGTGTCCAACATCCGGCCCGCGGGGCTGGGCTACGCGGCGGCTTCGGATAAGCTGTTTTTTCTGCTCCGCGAGGCGCTGCGGCGGCAGCTCTCGGGCGTGGGCCTGAAGGACGAGTCGGGCCTGCTGACGGAGTAG
- a CDS encoding amidohydrolase family protein, producing MKATRFLFALPVAALLASVARRPAAPAETYDLVISHVNVVDVVSGQLRPDQSVAVAGGKIKQVGPAAQAHYQARRTVDGTGRFLIPGLWDMHVHFRGGDSLAAANKKSLTLYLAHGITTVRDAGGDLTPTVFQWRREEDAGTLAGPRIFTSGPKIDGPGATWPGSLEVVTPADVRHALDSLQKLRVDFVKIYDSKISGEAYLETISQAEQRGLKTTGHMPYSVTLGEAVNRGLDGTEHLYYVFKACSGKEDSLTALVRNSLSTSKPLGLFAMLPAVYDTYSPAAAQRIFRLMASHHTSATPTLAIGKTLAELTDNDHAQDTLRAYIDPKIQRTYTKRLASAKQQSAASRAFTQKLEAKFMALVPQMQAAGVPILAGSDSGAFNSFTYPGASLQDELALLVKAGLTPAQALRAATINGATWLGVAGRSGTIAEGKDADLVLLTANPLADITNTRKIAAVVARGKVYARADLKKMLAAIKNK from the coding sequence ATGAAAGCTACCCGCTTCCTATTTGCCTTGCCCGTGGCTGCCCTGCTGGCCAGCGTAGCCCGCCGCCCCGCCGCCCCGGCCGAAACCTACGACCTCGTTATCAGCCACGTGAATGTGGTGGATGTGGTGAGCGGCCAGCTGCGGCCCGACCAGTCGGTGGCCGTGGCCGGCGGCAAAATCAAGCAGGTTGGCCCCGCCGCGCAGGCCCACTACCAGGCCCGCCGAACGGTGGACGGTACCGGCCGCTTCCTCATCCCGGGCCTCTGGGACATGCACGTGCACTTTCGCGGGGGCGACAGCCTGGCGGCGGCCAACAAAAAAAGCCTCACGCTGTACCTGGCCCACGGCATCACGACGGTGCGCGACGCGGGCGGCGACCTCACGCCCACCGTTTTTCAGTGGCGGCGCGAGGAGGACGCCGGCACCCTGGCCGGCCCGCGCATCTTTACCTCGGGCCCCAAGATTGACGGCCCCGGCGCCACCTGGCCCGGCTCGCTCGAAGTTGTGACGCCCGCTGACGTGCGCCACGCCCTCGACTCGCTGCAAAAGCTGCGGGTGGACTTCGTCAAGATTTACGACAGCAAAATCTCGGGCGAGGCCTACCTCGAAACCATCAGCCAAGCTGAACAGCGGGGCCTGAAAACCACCGGCCACATGCCGTATTCGGTGACGCTAGGCGAGGCCGTGAACCGCGGTCTCGATGGCACCGAGCACCTGTATTATGTCTTCAAAGCCTGTTCGGGCAAGGAGGACAGCCTCACGGCGCTGGTGCGCAACAGCCTGAGCACGAGCAAGCCGCTTGGCCTGTTTGCCATGCTGCCGGCCGTGTACGACACCTATAGCCCGGCGGCGGCGCAGCGCATTTTCCGGCTCATGGCTAGCCACCACACGTCGGCCACGCCCACGCTGGCCATCGGCAAGACCCTGGCCGAGCTGACCGACAACGACCACGCCCAGGATACCCTGCGCGCCTACATCGACCCCAAAATCCAGCGCACCTACACCAAGCGCCTGGCCAGCGCCAAGCAGCAGTCTGCCGCCAGCCGCGCCTTCACCCAAAAGCTCGAAGCCAAGTTTATGGCCCTGGTGCCGCAAATGCAGGCGGCCGGCGTGCCCATCCTGGCCGGCTCCGACAGCGGGGCGTTCAACTCCTTCACCTACCCCGGCGCGTCGCTGCAAGACGAGCTGGCGCTGCTGGTAAAAGCCGGCCTCACGCCCGCCCAGGCCCTGCGGGCGGCCACTATCAACGGCGCCACCTGGCTAGGGGTGGCGGGCCGCAGCGGCACCATCGCCGAGGGCAAAGACGCCGACTTAGTCTTATTAACCGCCAACCCCCTGGCCGACATCACGAACACCCGCAAAATCGCGGCCGTGGTGGCGCGCGGCAAAGTGTACGCGCGCGCCGACCTGAAGAAAATGCTGGCGGCTATTAAAAACAAGTAG
- a CDS encoding GNAT family N-acetyltransferase, which translates to MLSRKTHRRGRAAAGWYNWYALRKAEGATPRTLVGTGGFMGPPDAQGCVEMGYSIAADWRGQGLGTELVAGLVQQAAATGQVRRLVAHTEPENLTSQRVLLANGFTSVGTDVNSRLRFERTVEPAADPKLQSPGQ; encoded by the coding sequence ATACTTTCTCGAAAAACTCATCGCCGGGGGCGCGCCGCCGCCGGCTGGTACAACTGGTATGCCCTGCGCAAGGCCGAGGGCGCCACGCCCCGCACGTTGGTGGGCACGGGCGGTTTCATGGGGCCGCCCGACGCCCAGGGTTGCGTCGAAATGGGCTACTCGATTGCGGCCGACTGGCGCGGCCAGGGCTTGGGCACCGAGCTGGTGGCCGGGCTGGTGCAGCAGGCGGCCGCTACCGGCCAGGTGCGCCGGCTGGTGGCCCACACCGAGCCCGAAAACCTGACTTCGCAGCGCGTGCTGCTCGCCAACGGCTTCACCTCCGTGGGCACCGACGTAAACAGCCGCCTGCGCTTCGAGCGCACCGTGGAGCCGGCCGCCGACCCGAAGCTGCAGAGCCCCGGGCAATAG
- a CDS encoding carboxymuconolactone decarboxylase family protein: protein MASFEENLGGRLALLSPDTLDSDQKILYDQLRGTMVPWANKSGFRADTYAGRLIGPFNAMLRSPLLSQALMGMTATEGKESSLSEKVRQVVILTVGAAWQAAYELYAHAAVAEKAGFDEATIRALVAGQKPTGLAPEESVAFDVTQRLTARHQIDTELYERAIVTFGEKGMVDMIYLAGHYMTISGLLNTFTVPAPAAN from the coding sequence ATGGCCTCTTTTGAAGAAAACCTTGGCGGGCGGCTGGCCCTGCTCAGCCCCGATACCCTCGACTCGGACCAGAAAATACTCTACGACCAGCTCCGGGGTACGATGGTGCCCTGGGCTAACAAGTCCGGCTTTCGGGCCGATACTTACGCCGGCCGGCTTATCGGGCCTTTCAACGCCATGCTGCGCAGCCCGCTCCTTAGCCAGGCCCTCATGGGCATGACTGCCACCGAAGGCAAGGAATCCTCGCTGAGTGAGAAAGTGCGGCAGGTCGTGATTCTGACCGTGGGCGCTGCCTGGCAGGCGGCCTACGAGCTATATGCCCACGCCGCCGTGGCCGAAAAAGCGGGCTTCGACGAGGCAACCATCCGGGCGCTGGTAGCCGGGCAAAAACCCACCGGGCTAGCCCCAGAAGAAAGCGTAGCCTTTGACGTTACCCAGCGCCTCACGGCCAGGCACCAGATTGATACCGAGCTGTATGAGCGGGCTATCGTGACCTTCGGCGAGAAGGGGATGGTGGATATGATTTACCTGGCCGGGCACTACATGACTATCAGCGGGCTGCTCAATACCTTCACCGTGCCGGCGCCGGCCGCCAACTAA
- a CDS encoding SDR family oxidoreductase has protein sequence MKTVLITGANKSIGLEAARQLLQQGYYVYLGSRDAHNGQQAVAQLKAEGLANVEPIQLDVTSSDSIAAARETLGQKTPVLDVLINNAGILGGMVQPASSTSLNTIREVFDTNVFGVIAVTQAFLDLLRQSPAPRIVNVTSGLGSLTLHNDPSWKYYPVKGAAYQPSKAALNAYTIMLAYELRDTPFKVNAVDPGYTATDFNHHSGPGSVQDAAARLVKAAVLGPDGPTSQFFSDDNAPETGISPW, from the coding sequence ATGAAAACCGTCCTCATTACCGGCGCCAATAAAAGCATCGGCCTCGAAGCTGCCCGCCAGCTTCTCCAGCAAGGCTACTATGTGTACCTGGGCAGCCGCGACGCCCACAACGGCCAGCAGGCCGTAGCCCAGCTCAAGGCCGAAGGGCTAGCCAACGTAGAGCCCATTCAACTCGACGTAACGAGCAGCGACTCCATCGCTGCGGCCCGCGAAACGCTGGGCCAGAAAACGCCGGTGCTCGACGTGCTTATCAACAATGCCGGCATTTTGGGCGGCATGGTGCAGCCGGCTTCGAGTACCAGCCTCAACACCATCCGGGAGGTGTTTGACACCAACGTGTTTGGGGTAATCGCGGTGACGCAGGCCTTTCTTGACCTGCTGCGGCAGTCGCCGGCGCCGCGCATCGTCAACGTCACCTCGGGCCTGGGCTCGCTCACGCTGCACAATGACCCTAGCTGGAAGTACTACCCGGTGAAGGGCGCCGCCTATCAGCCCTCCAAGGCGGCCCTGAATGCCTACACCATCATGCTGGCCTACGAGCTGCGCGACACACCTTTCAAGGTGAACGCCGTGGACCCCGGCTACACCGCCACCGACTTCAACCACCACAGCGGCCCCGGCAGCGTGCAAGACGCCGCCGCCCGCCTGGTGAAAGCCGCCGTGCTGGGCCCCGACGGCCCGACCAGCCAGTTTTTCAGCGACGATAACGCGCCCGAAACCGGCATCAGCCCCTGGTAG
- a CDS encoding haloacid dehalogenase type II has protein sequence MASPALSLPFRRPEVIFFDVNETLLDMSPLKAAVTSAFADKAAFGQWFGLLLQHSLVATVTDAYFSFGTIADAALDMTAHMLQTKPLSQEAKQALTALLTKLPAHADVPAGLARLQAAGYRLLALTNSPPATLAAQLRFAGLTDYFEQALSIEAVRRYKPHPDTYHYAARQAGVAPARAMLIAAHGWDVAGALHAGLQAGFLARPGQTLYPLAPPPPARPLPCRS, from the coding sequence ATGGCTAGCCCTGCCCTATCTCTGCCGTTTCGCCGGCCGGAGGTCATTTTTTTTGACGTCAACGAAACGCTGCTCGACATGAGTCCGCTGAAGGCCGCAGTGACCAGCGCGTTCGCTGACAAAGCGGCGTTTGGCCAGTGGTTTGGCCTGTTGCTGCAACACTCCCTGGTGGCTACCGTTACCGACGCGTATTTCAGCTTTGGCACCATTGCCGACGCGGCCCTCGACATGACGGCCCATATGCTGCAAACCAAGCCCCTCAGCCAGGAAGCCAAGCAGGCGCTGACGGCGCTGCTCACCAAGCTGCCCGCCCACGCCGACGTGCCCGCCGGGCTAGCCCGGCTGCAAGCCGCCGGCTACCGCCTCCTGGCCCTCACCAATTCGCCGCCCGCCACCCTGGCCGCGCAGCTGCGCTTTGCCGGCCTCACCGACTACTTCGAGCAGGCCCTGAGCATCGAGGCCGTGCGCCGCTACAAGCCCCACCCCGACACCTACCACTACGCCGCCCGGCAAGCCGGCGTGGCTCCCGCCCGGGCGATGCTGATAGCGGCCCACGGCTGGGATGTGGCCGGGGCGCTGCACGCCGGCTTACAGGCGGGCTTTCTGGCCCGGCCGGGCCAGACGCTTTATCCCCTGGCGCCTCCCCCACCTGCCAGGCCCCTACCCTGCCGGAGCTAG
- a CDS encoding DUF748 domain-containing protein produces the protein MSSLAPPAASVRSVATGSGRAWRWGWGLVLVGVVVVAVGLALTLLLDPWLRRTLERQVHQQSHSAYELRLGSLRTRLWRRGLEVSQLQLRDNPQWRGRWPAALPHLSLAVGSVRLSGLGVLALLRGGVVPLDSLVLADVGLSLPAGLPPAMLADKQPLYARLPRRLAGLRLGLLALRRVRARYADGPATRAAITRADLLAHDVLLSAAGAADTSRTAYAVRLAGQVRGAAVRARGYVGQLAHAQLAGGRLGLDSLRVLTAGAVPTHIWLPRLRLAGWHTAAALHQRRFRADSLTLDKLLVQGPPPGAPARPLPALLAPYLRRADLASLRLRHAEIQTTSGALMPVIRDINLEGKALRLDAAATRDPRRVAYARAWLASTGRITAVFDAPFFHLAAAGLRLDTRRQTASLLGLAIQPTFSAAEQDRRKGEQSVHLAVRLPALRLLGLDFGRLARQHELVARTLVAERPTIEIASDGRAPLPSQPSIFTPLAVRKVPLLTTVQEVRVLGANVSLPYRSPRSPIVGHITLDGLSGTLHNLSNDPRRMTAAHPLTGEATARLQGQCPLALQLRIPLLDPLERHQVTGTFGAAPFAILNPMIGPTRLFEFSSGQLRTMRFDLRADLQQADGTMWAEYSDLKLKVLKSKGEVLKTNLLTKIETGAANALFIRNNNPRANGRLAPGRLRSRRDLHAAVFVLWRQALVSGLLNSAGVPQPLAQKLSEGKN, from the coding sequence ATGTCTAGCTTAGCCCCGCCGGCCGCCAGTGTTCGTTCTGTTGCTACCGGTTCTGGCCGCGCCTGGCGCTGGGGCTGGGGGCTGGTGCTTGTGGGCGTAGTGGTGGTAGCAGTGGGGCTAGCCCTCACGCTGCTGCTCGACCCCTGGCTGCGCCGCACCCTGGAGCGGCAGGTGCACCAGCAGAGCCACAGCGCCTACGAGCTGCGCCTTGGGTCGCTACGCACGCGGCTGTGGCGCCGCGGCCTGGAAGTGAGCCAGCTGCAGCTGCGCGACAACCCGCAGTGGCGGGGCCGCTGGCCGGCCGCGTTGCCGCACCTTAGCTTGGCCGTGGGCAGCGTCCGGCTCAGCGGGCTAGGGGTGCTGGCGCTGCTGCGCGGTGGCGTGGTGCCCCTCGATAGCCTGGTGCTGGCCGATGTCGGGCTGAGCTTGCCGGCCGGCCTGCCCCCGGCAATGCTGGCTGATAAGCAGCCGCTGTACGCGCGCCTGCCCCGGCGCCTGGCCGGCCTGCGCCTCGGCTTGCTGGCGCTGCGCCGGGTGCGCGCCCGCTACGCCGATGGCCCCGCCACACGGGCCGCCATTACCCGCGCCGACCTGCTGGCCCACGATGTGCTGCTAAGTGCCGCCGGGGCCGCCGATACCAGCCGCACCGCCTACGCCGTCCGCCTAGCGGGCCAGGTGCGCGGTGCGGCCGTTCGCGCCCGGGGCTACGTGGGCCAGCTGGCCCACGCGCAGCTGGCCGGCGGCCGGCTAGGGCTCGATTCGCTGCGGGTGCTCACGGCGGGCGCGGTGCCGACGCATATCTGGCTGCCGCGCCTGCGCCTGGCGGGCTGGCACACGGCCGCCGCGCTGCATCAGCGCCGCTTTCGGGCCGACTCGCTGACCCTCGATAAGCTGCTGGTGCAGGGCCCGCCGCCCGGCGCACCGGCCCGGCCGCTGCCCGCGCTGCTGGCCCCCTACCTGCGCCGCGCCGACCTGGCTAGCCTGCGCCTGCGCCACGCCGAAATTCAAACCACGAGCGGCGCGCTAATGCCAGTTATTCGGGATATAAATCTGGAAGGCAAGGCATTGCGGTTGGATGCCGCTGCCACCCGCGACCCGCGCCGCGTGGCCTACGCCCGGGCCTGGCTAGCCTCCACGGGCCGCATCACGGCCGTTTTTGATGCGCCATTTTTTCACCTGGCGGCGGCCGGGCTGCGCCTCGACACCCGGCGCCAGACGGCAAGCCTGCTGGGGCTAGCCATTCAGCCCACGTTCTCGGCCGCCGAGCAGGACCGGCGCAAGGGCGAGCAATCGGTGCACCTGGCCGTGCGGCTGCCGGCGCTGCGGCTGCTGGGACTCGATTTTGGCCGGCTGGCGCGGCAGCACGAGCTGGTGGCCCGCACGCTGGTGGCCGAGCGGCCCACCATCGAAATTGCCAGCGATGGCCGGGCGCCGCTGCCCAGCCAGCCGTCCATTTTCACGCCGCTGGCCGTGCGCAAGGTGCCGCTGCTGACAACCGTGCAGGAAGTGCGGGTGCTGGGGGCCAACGTGAGCCTGCCCTACCGCAGCCCGCGCAGCCCCATCGTGGGCCACATTACGCTCGATGGCCTCAGCGGCACGCTGCATAACCTCAGCAACGACCCGCGCCGCATGACGGCCGCCCACCCACTCACCGGCGAGGCCACGGCCCGGCTGCAAGGCCAGTGCCCGCTAGCCTTGCAGCTGCGCATTCCGCTGCTCGACCCCCTGGAGCGGCACCAGGTCACGGGTACGTTTGGGGCCGCGCCCTTCGCCATTCTCAACCCCATGATTGGGCCCACGCGGCTGTTTGAGTTTAGCAGCGGCCAGCTGCGCACCATGCGCTTCGACCTACGCGCCGACTTGCAGCAGGCCGACGGCACCATGTGGGCCGAGTATTCAGACTTGAAATTGAAAGTGTTGAAAAGCAAGGGGGAGGTATTGAAAACCAACTTGCTGACGAAAATCGAGACCGGCGCGGCCAATGCACTTTTCATTCGCAACAACAACCCGCGCGCCAACGGCCGGCTAGCCCCCGGCCGCCTGCGCAGCCGCCGCGACCTGCACGCGGCCGTGTTCGTGCTCTGGCGCCAGGCCTTGGTGAGCGGCCTGCTCAACAGCGCCGGCGTGCCTCAGCCGCTTGCCCAAAAGCTGAGCGAAGGCAAAAACTAA
- a CDS encoding ethanolamine ammonia-lyase subunit EutB, which yields MSYRHLIGPRTYQFADLKTLLARASPPRAGDELAGVAAATYEERVAAQYALADVPLRQFLSEMLVPYEHDEVTRLIIDTHNAAAFAPIAHFTVGELRDWLVSDAADAATLAALAPGLTPEMVAAVSKLLRNQELIAVARRVEVITRFRNTLGLRGHLATRLQPNHPTDDPRGIAASLVDGLLYGSGDAVLGINPATDNLRAVSDLLHMLDGVRQQYAIPTQSCVLCHVTTTLALIGQGAPVDITFQSIAGTEAANKSFGISLSLLQEAHAATLALGRGTLGDNVMYFETGQGSALSANAHHGLDQQTCEARAYAVARRFRPLLVNSVVGFIGPEYLYDGKQIIRAALEDHFCAKLLGLPMGVDVCYTNHAEADQDDMDTLLTLLGVAGCNFIMGVPGADDIMLGYQSTSFHDALYLRQVLGLQPAPEFAAWLAQQGIFDDQGRQLPATAARLPGQLPAALGL from the coding sequence ATGTCTTACCGCCACCTTATCGGCCCCCGCACCTACCAGTTTGCCGACCTGAAGACGCTGCTGGCGCGGGCCTCGCCCCCGCGCGCGGGCGATGAGCTGGCCGGCGTGGCCGCCGCCACCTACGAGGAGCGCGTGGCCGCCCAGTATGCCCTGGCCGATGTGCCGCTGCGCCAGTTTCTGAGCGAAATGCTGGTGCCCTATGAGCACGATGAGGTGACGCGCCTCATTATCGACACGCACAACGCAGCGGCCTTCGCGCCCATCGCCCACTTCACGGTGGGCGAGCTGCGCGACTGGCTCGTGTCGGACGCGGCCGATGCCGCGACCCTGGCCGCGCTGGCCCCCGGCCTCACGCCCGAGATGGTGGCCGCCGTGAGCAAGCTGCTACGCAACCAGGAGTTGATTGCCGTGGCCCGGCGCGTGGAAGTCATCACGCGGTTTCGCAACACGCTGGGCCTGCGCGGGCACCTGGCCACGCGCCTGCAGCCCAACCACCCCACCGACGACCCGCGCGGCATCGCCGCCAGCCTCGTCGATGGCCTGCTCTACGGTAGCGGCGACGCGGTGCTGGGCATCAACCCCGCCACCGATAACCTGCGGGCCGTGAGTGACTTGCTGCATATGCTCGACGGTGTGCGCCAGCAATACGCCATTCCGACCCAGAGCTGCGTGCTGTGCCACGTCACGACTACGCTAGCCCTCATCGGGCAGGGCGCGCCGGTCGATATCACGTTTCAGTCCATCGCCGGCACCGAGGCGGCCAACAAGAGCTTTGGCATCAGCCTCAGCTTATTGCAGGAAGCCCACGCGGCCACGCTGGCCCTGGGCCGGGGCACGCTGGGCGATAACGTCATGTACTTCGAAACCGGCCAGGGCAGCGCGCTTTCGGCCAATGCCCACCACGGCCTCGACCAGCAAACCTGCGAGGCGCGGGCCTACGCCGTGGCCCGGCGCTTCCGGCCGCTGCTCGTCAATTCGGTGGTCGGCTTCATCGGCCCCGAGTATTTATACGATGGCAAGCAGATTATCCGCGCCGCGCTCGAAGACCACTTTTGCGCCAAGTTGCTGGGCCTGCCGATGGGCGTGGATGTGTGCTACACCAACCACGCCGAGGCCGACCAGGACGACATGGACACCCTGCTGACGCTGCTGGGCGTGGCGGGCTGCAACTTCATCATGGGCGTGCCGGGGGCCGATGATATTATGCTCGGCTACCAGTCTACTTCCTTTCACGACGCCCTGTACCTGCGCCAGGTGCTGGGCCTGCAGCCCGCGCCCGAGTTCGCCGCCTGGCTAGCCCAGCAGGGCATTTTTGATGACCAGGGTCGGCAGCTGCCGGCCACGGCGGCGCGGCTGCCGGGGCAGCTGCCGGCGGCACTGGGTCTTTGA
- a CDS encoding bestrophin family protein: MIIRDKDNWWQLLFVWHGSVLPQILPRLGVLLGLSVAVVYAHGRLLHYKVPLTAAPFTLFGVTLAIFLGFYNNASYDRFWEGRKQWGALLNTARSLARQALTLGALPGATSFVRLLIAFTYALKHQLRRTDAAADMARLLPPPLVGAVLAATFQPIRLLLELGRWVQHGREAGQLDTTQQLAFDHNLNQLSDIVGACERLAGTPIPYTYSVILHRTVYLYCFLLPFGLVDSTGWATPLIVVFVGYTFMALDAIMRELEEPFGLGANALALNAMSYFIESTLLEMAGEPAPPAPARPGRYLFD, from the coding sequence ATGATAATTCGGGACAAAGACAATTGGTGGCAGTTGCTATTCGTGTGGCACGGCTCGGTGCTGCCGCAGATACTACCGCGCCTGGGCGTGCTGCTGGGGCTGTCGGTAGCCGTGGTATATGCCCACGGCCGGCTACTACACTACAAGGTGCCGCTCACGGCCGCGCCGTTTACCTTGTTTGGCGTCACGCTGGCCATCTTCCTGGGCTTTTATAATAATGCCAGCTACGACCGGTTTTGGGAAGGGCGCAAGCAGTGGGGTGCCCTGTTGAATACTGCCCGCTCGCTAGCCCGCCAGGCCCTCACGCTGGGCGCCCTGCCCGGCGCTACGTCTTTCGTGCGGCTGCTCATTGCCTTCACGTATGCCCTCAAGCACCAGCTGCGGCGCACCGACGCGGCCGCCGATATGGCGCGGCTGCTGCCGCCCCCGCTGGTAGGGGCGGTGCTGGCCGCCACCTTTCAGCCCATCCGGCTTCTGCTGGAGCTGGGCCGCTGGGTGCAGCACGGGCGCGAAGCGGGGCAGCTCGATACTACCCAGCAGCTGGCCTTCGACCACAACCTCAACCAACTGTCCGACATCGTAGGCGCCTGCGAGCGGCTAGCCGGCACGCCCATCCCGTACACCTACAGCGTGATTTTGCACCGCACGGTATACCTGTACTGCTTTCTGCTGCCATTTGGCCTGGTTGATAGCACGGGCTGGGCCACGCCGCTTATCGTGGTATTTGTGGGCTACACGTTTATGGCGCTCGATGCTATTATGCGCGAGCTGGAAGAGCCTTTTGGGTTAGGAGCAAACGCTTTGGCCCTGAATGCAATGAGCTATTTTATCGAATCTACGCTGCTGGAGATGGCCGGTGAGCCAGCGCCGCCGGCCCCCGCGCGCCCCGGTCGCTACCTCTTCGACTAG
- a CDS encoding AraC family transcriptional regulator, producing MQTLSSRPPVPIYPFEPDELTGSSFFSLVRSAGELPYEADVLLPHRKAYYMLVFTKRTRGRHWVDAVPYVRQDHALYFSSPSQLLVKEEPTPFWGTRLQFTSEFLALQQNAALRSLPLIQNPQHGHELRLTPADEAVIDDLLAKLEAEHQRPGEWQHQMLSAYLLVLLTYLSRLYTEQFPGGEPSADQRLLKAYQAHIEENFRELHEVSAYAELLHISAGHLSEVVKAQSGKSAIKHLHERLVLEAKRLLFYTPQSLKELAYDLGFSDASYFNRFFKRETGQTPAEYRASIRKMYQ from the coding sequence ATGCAGACGCTCAGTAGCCGGCCGCCGGTACCGATATACCCGTTTGAGCCCGACGAGCTAACCGGGAGCAGCTTCTTCTCGCTGGTGCGCTCGGCGGGCGAGCTGCCCTACGAGGCCGACGTGCTGCTGCCGCACCGCAAGGCCTATTACATGCTCGTGTTTACGAAGCGCACCCGCGGCCGGCACTGGGTCGATGCCGTGCCCTACGTGCGCCAGGACCACGCGCTGTACTTTTCGAGCCCCAGCCAGCTGCTGGTGAAGGAGGAGCCGACGCCCTTCTGGGGCACCCGGCTCCAGTTTACAAGCGAGTTTCTGGCCTTGCAGCAAAACGCGGCCCTGCGCAGCCTGCCGCTCATCCAGAATCCGCAGCACGGGCACGAGCTGCGCCTGACGCCGGCCGACGAAGCCGTGATAGACGACCTGCTGGCCAAGCTCGAAGCCGAGCACCAGCGCCCCGGCGAGTGGCAGCACCAGATGCTGAGCGCCTACCTGCTGGTGCTGCTCACCTACCTGAGCCGGCTCTACACCGAGCAGTTTCCGGGCGGCGAGCCGTCGGCCGACCAGCGACTGCTGAAAGCTTACCAGGCGCACATTGAGGAAAATTTTCGGGAGCTGCACGAGGTGAGCGCCTACGCCGAGCTGCTGCACATTTCGGCGGGGCACCTGAGCGAGGTGGTGAAGGCCCAGAGCGGCAAGTCGGCCATCAAGCACCTGCACGAGCGGCTGGTGCTGGAGGCCAAGCGCCTGCTGTTCTACACCCCGCAGTCGCTCAAAGAGCTGGCCTACGACCTGGGCTTTTCGGATGCCTCGTACTTCAACCGCTTCTTCAAGCGCGAAACCGGCCAGACGCCGGCCGAGTACCGCGCCAGCATCCGCAAAATGTACCAGTAA